The Pseudomonas sp. DG56-2 genome contains a region encoding:
- a CDS encoding OsmC family protein — MKKTASAVWEGGLKEGKGQISTESGALKANPYGFNTRFEGQPGTNPEELIGAAHAGCFSMALSMLLGEAGFIAERIDTTAEVTLDKQPDGFAITAVHLILRAKVPGASEEQFKEVANKAKAGCPVSKVLNATISLDATLVG, encoded by the coding sequence ATGAAAAAGACAGCATCGGCCGTTTGGGAAGGTGGCCTGAAAGAAGGAAAAGGTCAGATTTCCACTGAAAGCGGTGCGCTTAAAGCAAACCCTTATGGGTTCAACACAAGGTTTGAAGGACAGCCAGGGACTAATCCGGAAGAGCTGATCGGCGCAGCCCATGCCGGCTGTTTTTCCATGGCGTTATCGATGCTGCTGGGTGAGGCGGGGTTCATCGCCGAGCGTATCGACACCACAGCTGAGGTGACCTTGGATAAACAACCTGACGGTTTTGCCATCACCGCCGTGCACTTGATTCTCAGGGCCAAGGTTCCTGGTGCCAGCGAGGAGCAATTCAAGGAGGTGGCGAACAAGGCGAAAGCCGGTTGCCCAGTGTCGAAAGTGCTCAATGCAACCATCAGTCTGGACGCCACCCTGGTGGGATAA
- a CDS encoding aminopeptidase: MLRLFLLLRSSLGALDHFFRYLVPVLALGLLNGCSSIGYYGQLASGQWQLLQARKPVSEVLAQPATPPKLRQHLLHAEQARTFASAQLKLPDNRSYRVYADIGRPFVVWNVFATPEFSLEPQTHCFPIAGCVAYRGYYTQGAARGAAALQKQQGLDVYVGGVEAYSTLGWFDDPILSSMLGWGDERLATVIFHELAHQRVYVQDDTAFNESFATFVEQEGSRQWRAARGLPAQTLDDGQQRDQFMALVLASRERLKALYAAPLTESAKRAGKQAEFERLRREYRTLRDSQWGGKGRFDAWINAPMNNAKLLPFGLYDQWVPAFAALFTQVNGDWEAFYQRVESLGRLSLEQRQQALNRITEQARPHPAVVVSPGW, translated from the coding sequence ATGCTTCGACTATTTCTTTTATTGCGCTCAAGTCTTGGGGCACTCGACCATTTTTTTCGCTACTTGGTTCCCGTGCTGGCGCTCGGGCTGCTCAACGGTTGTTCCAGCATTGGCTATTACGGGCAGTTGGCCAGCGGGCAGTGGCAGCTGTTGCAGGCGCGCAAACCGGTCTCCGAGGTGCTCGCGCAGCCCGCCACCCCCCCGAAATTGCGTCAGCACCTGCTGCACGCCGAACAGGCCAGGACGTTCGCCAGCGCGCAGTTGAAACTGCCGGATAACCGCAGCTACCGGGTTTATGCGGACATTGGCCGCCCGTTTGTGGTGTGGAATGTGTTTGCTACGCCGGAGTTTTCCCTCGAACCCCAGACCCATTGCTTTCCCATTGCCGGGTGCGTCGCCTATCGCGGTTATTACACTCAAGGTGCTGCCCGCGGCGCAGCTGCGCTGCAAAAGCAGCAGGGGCTGGATGTGTATGTGGGGGGTGTGGAGGCCTACTCGACCCTGGGTTGGTTTGATGACCCGATCCTGAGCTCGATGCTGGGCTGGGGTGACGAGCGACTGGCCACGGTCATTTTCCATGAACTGGCACACCAGCGCGTGTATGTGCAGGACGACACGGCATTCAACGAATCATTTGCCACCTTTGTCGAACAGGAAGGTTCTCGCCAGTGGCGTGCTGCTCGCGGCCTGCCAGCGCAGACACTGGACGATGGTCAACAACGCGATCAGTTCATGGCTTTGGTTCTGGCCAGCCGTGAACGGTTGAAGGCGTTGTACGCAGCACCGCTGACTGAATCAGCCAAGCGTGCCGGAAAACAAGCCGAATTCGAGCGCTTGCGCCGAGAATACCGTACTTTGCGCGACAGCCAGTGGGGAGGTAAAGGCCGTTTTGACGCCTGGATCAATGCGCCAATGAACAACGCCAAGCTGTTGCCCTTTGGATTGTACGACCAATGGGTGCCAGCGTTCGCGGCGCTGTTTACCCAGGTAAATGGGGATTGGGAAGCTTTCTATCAGCGGGTTGAAAGCCTCGGGCGGCTGTCGCTCGAGCAGCGCCAGCAAGCCCTGAATAGAATCACGGAGCAAGCGCGCCC
- a CDS encoding DUF1161 domain-containing protein, which yields MIRVAIAVMASLLTTSVLAAPKNCEELKAEIEAKIQANNVSSYTLEIVKNEEVHDQNMVVGSCEGGTKKIIYQKNDR from the coding sequence ATGATTCGTGTTGCAATAGCTGTGATGGCATCGCTGCTGACTACTTCTGTGCTTGCCGCCCCGAAAAACTGCGAGGAGCTCAAGGCTGAGATCGAAGCGAAGATTCAGGCAAACAACGTCAGCTCCTACACCCTTGAAATCGTCAAGAACGAAGAGGTTCACGACCAGAATATGGTGGTCGGCAGTTGCGAGGGCGGAACCAAAAAGATCATCTACCAGAAGAATGATCGTTAA
- a CDS encoding LLM class flavin-dependent oxidoreductase produces MKRLADIKFSTLDLVPVRADGSPAQSLRNSLDLAQHVEKFGYNRFWVAEHHNMDGIASSATSVLLGYLAGGTSTIRVGAGGVMLPNHAPLVIAEQFGTLESLYPGRIDLGLGRAPGSDQMTARALRRERSGSPDDFPDDVEELVRYLGPRTPEQKVIAVPGYGTEVPIWLLGSSLFSAQLAGMRGLPYAFASHFAPRYMHEAIRIYRNHFTPSAVLDKPYVMLGVPLVAADTDEQANYLATSVYQRILALMRGQSLVQRPPVESMDGLWLPHEREAVGDFLGLAMVGGPEKIRAKLDVLLEQTQADELIFTCDLYEHTDRIRSYELLAQVMSGS; encoded by the coding sequence ATGAAGCGACTTGCGGATATCAAATTCTCCACCCTCGACCTGGTACCGGTTCGTGCCGACGGCAGCCCGGCGCAATCGCTGCGCAACTCGCTGGACCTGGCACAACATGTGGAAAAATTCGGCTACAACCGCTTCTGGGTCGCTGAGCACCACAACATGGATGGCATTGCCAGCTCGGCGACTTCGGTACTGCTTGGCTACCTTGCCGGCGGCACTTCGACCATCCGCGTCGGTGCCGGCGGGGTGATGCTGCCCAACCATGCGCCGCTGGTAATTGCCGAACAATTCGGCACCCTGGAAAGCCTCTATCCGGGTCGAATAGATCTGGGACTGGGACGTGCACCGGGTTCCGACCAGATGACCGCCCGAGCCCTGCGTCGCGAACGCTCCGGCAGCCCCGACGACTTTCCCGATGACGTCGAAGAATTGGTGCGTTACCTAGGCCCGCGCACACCGGAGCAAAAGGTCATCGCGGTGCCTGGTTACGGCACCGAAGTGCCGATCTGGCTATTGGGGTCCAGCCTGTTCAGCGCGCAACTGGCCGGTATGCGCGGCCTGCCATATGCCTTTGCCTCACACTTCGCGCCGCGCTACATGCACGAAGCCATCCGCATCTATCGAAACCACTTCACGCCATCAGCAGTACTCGACAAGCCCTATGTGATGCTCGGTGTGCCGCTGGTAGCCGCCGACACCGATGAGCAAGCCAACTACCTGGCAACTTCGGTGTATCAGCGAATTCTTGCCTTGATGCGGGGCCAAAGCCTGGTCCAGCGACCACCTGTAGAAAGCATGGATGGCCTGTGGTTGCCCCACGAACGAGAGGCGGTGGGGGATTTCCTGGGATTGGCGATGGTGGGCGGGCCGGAGAAGATTCGGGCCAAGCTCGATGTTCTGCTGGAACAGACTCAGGCAGACGAACTGATTTTCACCTGTGACCTGTATGAACATACCGACCGTATTCGGTCCTATGAGCTATTGGCACAGGTCATGAGCGGTAGCTGA